A window of the Synechococcus sp. LTW-R genome harbors these coding sequences:
- a CDS encoding GNAT family N-acetyltransferase yields MAELTVRWHRSIEEIPEAHWQALTEAAGLPFYSWRWLAGLERSGSVAPRQGWQPCHLSLWREDQLIAVAPLYLKGHSYGEFVFDQSFAQLAAQLGQRYYPKLLGMSPLSPVVGYRFFTATGEDPQQVTALLMQCIDRFCAEHQIFSCNFLYADPQWQALAEASGCATWLNQQSLWSNQSYGCFDDYLASFNANQRRNIKRERKSVERAGITVTPLAGQDLPAEMLERMHHFYAQHCARWGPWGSKYLTEAFFDEAAADLREHLVLFSAHRGDPLDPVAMSLCVHAGDELWGRYWGSDEEIDNLHFEVCYYAPIQWAIERGIQRFDPGAGGSHKRRRGFVARSHASLHRWYYEPFDAIARRWLPEANSEQLSQIEAVNAELPFTGATRSLTDSAA; encoded by the coding sequence ATGGCCGAGCTCACTGTTCGCTGGCACCGATCGATTGAAGAGATCCCCGAGGCGCATTGGCAGGCCCTCACGGAGGCGGCTGGGCTCCCCTTCTACTCCTGGCGTTGGCTGGCCGGCCTGGAGCGCTCTGGAAGTGTCGCCCCGCGGCAAGGCTGGCAGCCCTGTCACCTGAGCCTGTGGCGCGAAGACCAGCTCATTGCGGTGGCTCCGCTCTACCTGAAGGGCCACAGCTACGGCGAATTCGTTTTCGACCAGTCCTTTGCGCAATTGGCCGCCCAGCTGGGTCAGCGCTACTACCCGAAGCTGCTCGGGATGAGCCCCCTGAGCCCCGTGGTGGGCTACCGCTTTTTTACCGCGACCGGCGAAGACCCCCAGCAGGTCACGGCGCTGTTGATGCAGTGCATTGATCGCTTCTGCGCGGAGCATCAGATCTTCAGCTGCAACTTCCTCTACGCCGATCCTCAATGGCAGGCCCTGGCGGAGGCGTCGGGATGCGCCACCTGGCTGAACCAGCAGAGCCTGTGGAGCAACCAGAGCTATGGCTGTTTCGACGACTACCTCGCAAGCTTTAACGCCAACCAACGCCGCAACATCAAGCGCGAGCGCAAGTCCGTCGAGCGCGCGGGCATCACGGTGACACCCCTGGCGGGCCAGGACCTGCCGGCGGAGATGTTGGAGCGGATGCACCACTTCTATGCCCAGCACTGCGCCCGTTGGGGGCCCTGGGGCAGCAAGTACCTCACGGAAGCCTTCTTTGATGAGGCGGCGGCCGACTTGCGGGAGCACCTGGTGCTCTTCAGTGCTCACCGCGGCGATCCCTTGGATCCGGTGGCGATGTCGCTTTGCGTGCACGCTGGCGACGAACTCTGGGGCCGTTACTGGGGCAGTGACGAGGAGATCGACAACCTCCATTTCGAGGTCTGCTACTACGCCCCGATCCAGTGGGCGATTGAGCGAGGTATCCAGCGGTTTGACCCCGGTGCTGGCGGCAGCCACAAGCGCCGCCGCGGGTTTGTCGCCCGCTCCCACGCCTCCCTGCACCGTTGGTACTACGAGCCCTTTGATGCCATCGCCCGGCGTTGGTTGCCGGAGGCCAACAGCGAGCAGCTCAGTCAGATTGAGGCGGTCAATGCCGAGCTGCCCTTTACGGGGGCGACGCGATCCCTGACGGATTCAGCTGCGTAG
- a CDS encoding vitamin K epoxide reductase family protein: MSSSRLSERLGSQRRRGDSGRRWVRVVMAVLATIGVIDTGSITLSKWGWIGDLSCSSTGLFGCNGCEKVLSSAWGSLLGQPLALFGLLGYGAVLLMAVVPLVLQGDLRVSLGQKSWWGLFLLSTGMAVFSGVLLGVMAFGIRDCCPFCILSAGLSTALFVLSLIGGDWEDRGQLIFSGVITALLVGVIGLGWAASVGRPVVDSAPGVAPPVRSQSNAGQIALAEHLTASGAKLYTAYWCPHCHDQKELFGRQATEKLTVIECAPDGRNSQRELCEAKKIEGYPSWEIKGQLDSGVKPLAKLAEASGYQGPALK, encoded by the coding sequence GTGAGCTCATCACGCCTGAGTGAGCGTCTTGGAAGCCAGCGCCGAAGGGGCGATAGCGGTCGCCGCTGGGTGCGGGTGGTGATGGCCGTTTTGGCCACCATCGGCGTGATTGACACCGGCTCGATCACCCTGAGCAAGTGGGGCTGGATTGGGGACCTGAGCTGCAGCTCCACCGGTCTGTTCGGCTGCAATGGCTGCGAAAAAGTCCTCTCCAGCGCCTGGGGATCGCTGCTGGGGCAACCCCTGGCGCTGTTTGGCCTGCTGGGTTACGGCGCGGTGCTGTTGATGGCCGTCGTCCCTCTGGTGCTGCAGGGAGATCTGCGGGTCAGCCTCGGACAGAAGAGCTGGTGGGGCTTGTTTCTGCTCAGCACCGGCATGGCGGTCTTCAGCGGCGTGCTGCTGGGGGTGATGGCCTTTGGGATCCGCGATTGCTGCCCCTTCTGCATCCTCTCGGCGGGTCTGAGTACAGCTCTGTTTGTCCTCAGCCTGATTGGTGGCGATTGGGAGGATCGCGGACAGCTCATCTTCAGCGGAGTGATCACGGCCCTGTTGGTGGGAGTGATCGGTTTGGGCTGGGCCGCTTCCGTGGGCCGTCCTGTGGTCGACAGCGCTCCTGGCGTCGCCCCGCCTGTCCGCAGCCAGAGCAATGCCGGCCAGATCGCCCTGGCGGAGCACCTGACGGCCTCCGGCGCCAAGCTCTACACCGCCTATTGGTGCCCCCACTGCCACGACCAGAAGGAGCTGTTTGGTCGTCAGGCCACCGAGAAGCTGACGGTGATCGAATGCGCGCCCGATGGCCGCAACAGCCAGCGCGAGCTCTGTGAGGCCAAAAAGATCGAGGGCTATCCCAGCTGGGAGATCAAAGGACAGCTCGATTCCGGTGTGAAACCCCTGGCCAAGTTGGCCGAGGCCAGTGGCTACCAGGGCCCAGCCCTGAAGTAG
- a CDS encoding DUF3120 domain-containing protein, which translates to MLGVQPSLTTRTLTPAAPQSRAAESKGWGLWLSGCLLVALPVFLQAPWVRLAPFSAALFTAPLLFLGIALSQHPQQRWSTTGTLLVGFSGSWLGGCLFWGWCRLHPLWHLPIEAFALPLALCGLRTRWRLAASFYLASLVGTAATDGVMAITGVMRHWTEVLNAPIDQATLLLQQAAIGVLEPIPLGVTVLAGAVLVNLCRRYWHHPDGAWRVAAAAMATTLAVDGLFLAAALWSPHWSGLI; encoded by the coding sequence GTGCTCGGGGTGCAGCCCAGCCTCACCACCCGGACGCTGACCCCAGCAGCACCGCAGAGCCGCGCCGCCGAGTCCAAGGGGTGGGGGCTCTGGCTCTCAGGCTGCCTGCTGGTGGCCCTTCCGGTCTTTCTGCAGGCCCCCTGGGTGCGTCTGGCCCCCTTTAGTGCGGCCCTGTTCACCGCCCCCCTGCTTTTCCTGGGCATCGCCCTCTCTCAGCACCCCCAGCAGCGCTGGAGCACCACCGGCACCTTGCTGGTCGGCTTCAGCGGCAGCTGGCTGGGCGGCTGTCTCTTCTGGGGTTGGTGCCGCCTGCACCCCCTCTGGCATTTGCCGATTGAGGCCTTTGCCCTGCCGTTGGCGCTCTGCGGTCTGCGCACCCGCTGGCGCCTGGCAGCCAGCTTCTATCTGGCGTCTCTTGTAGGCACCGCCGCCACCGATGGTGTGATGGCCATCACCGGCGTGATGCGCCATTGGACCGAGGTGCTCAACGCACCCATCGATCAAGCCACCCTCCTGCTGCAGCAAGCCGCGATCGGAGTCCTGGAGCCCATTCCCCTCGGCGTCACCGTGTTGGCGGGAGCGGTCCTCGTGAACCTCTGCCGGCGCTATTGGCACCATCCCGATGGGGCCTGGAGAGTCGCCGCAGCCGCCATGGCGACAACCCTGGCTGTGGATGGACTTTTTCTCGCCGCAGCCCTCTGGTCACCCCACTGGAGTGGCCTCATCTGA
- a CDS encoding B12-binding domain-containing radical SAM protein, with product MNTLFIYPEFPKTFWSYEKILELVNRKVLLPPLGMVTVAALLPQHWPMKLVDRNVEEVSEADWDWAELVVISGMIVQKADMAVQIAKAKERGLPVAVGGPFASSTPDAPELGLADFKVLDEGEITLPMFIEAIEKGEDGGRFSSNGEKPDVTTTPVPRFDLLKLDAYDSMSVQFSRGCPFQCEFCDIIVLYGRKPRTKTPEQLIAELQYLYDLGWRRSIFLVDDNFIGNKRNAKLLLPALKQWQIERGYPFSFATEASVDLAADEELMQMMAECRFDSVFLGIETPDEASLSVAGKHQNTRSSLEEAVDRINSYGLRVMAGFIIGFDGEKTGAGDRIVEFVTRTGIPAAMMGMLQALPNTGLWHRLEKEGRLIQEKADAKGVNQTNLLNFVPTRPIQDIANEYVDAFCRLYEPNAYIDRVKHYYLKMGKPRWQEFVPATFGKASLPAWTDVRALLIVLWRQGFKRNTRVRFWLSLLEVARKNPAVLEQFLVVLAHNEHFMEYRSVVTQEIEEQLAALPPEPPMAARELQPV from the coding sequence ATGAACACTCTGTTCATCTACCCCGAGTTTCCGAAGACCTTTTGGAGCTACGAGAAAATTCTCGAGCTCGTCAATCGCAAGGTGCTCCTCCCCCCTTTGGGAATGGTGACCGTGGCCGCGCTGCTGCCCCAGCACTGGCCGATGAAGCTGGTGGATCGCAACGTCGAAGAGGTCAGCGAAGCCGATTGGGACTGGGCTGAGCTGGTCGTCATCTCCGGGATGATCGTGCAGAAGGCCGACATGGCCGTGCAGATCGCCAAGGCCAAAGAGCGCGGTCTACCCGTGGCGGTCGGCGGCCCCTTCGCCAGTTCCACCCCCGATGCCCCGGAATTGGGCCTGGCGGACTTCAAGGTGCTCGATGAGGGTGAAATCACCCTGCCGATGTTCATCGAGGCGATCGAAAAGGGAGAGGACGGCGGTCGCTTCAGCTCCAACGGTGAGAAGCCTGACGTGACCACCACACCGGTGCCCCGCTTTGACCTACTCAAGCTCGACGCCTACGACTCCATGAGCGTGCAGTTCTCCAGGGGCTGCCCGTTCCAGTGCGAGTTCTGCGACATCATCGTTCTCTACGGCCGCAAGCCCAGGACCAAGACGCCTGAGCAGCTGATCGCCGAGCTCCAGTACCTCTACGACTTGGGCTGGCGGCGCTCGATCTTCCTGGTGGATGACAACTTCATCGGCAACAAGCGCAACGCGAAATTGCTGCTGCCGGCCCTGAAGCAGTGGCAGATCGAAAGGGGTTATCCCTTCAGCTTCGCCACGGAAGCCTCCGTGGACTTGGCCGCCGATGAGGAACTGATGCAGATGATGGCCGAGTGCCGTTTTGATTCGGTCTTCCTCGGCATTGAGACCCCCGACGAGGCCAGCCTTTCGGTCGCCGGCAAGCACCAGAACACCCGCAGCTCCCTCGAAGAAGCCGTCGATCGGATCAACTCCTACGGGCTCCGGGTGATGGCCGGCTTCATCATCGGTTTCGATGGCGAAAAGACGGGAGCGGGCGATCGCATCGTCGAATTCGTGACCCGCACCGGGATCCCCGCCGCGATGATGGGGATGCTCCAGGCGCTGCCGAACACGGGCCTCTGGCACCGGTTGGAGAAAGAAGGCCGCCTCATCCAAGAGAAGGCGGATGCGAAGGGGGTCAACCAGACCAACCTGCTCAACTTCGTGCCGACCCGGCCGATTCAAGACATCGCCAACGAGTACGTCGACGCCTTCTGTCGCCTCTACGAACCCAACGCCTACATCGATCGGGTCAAGCACTACTACCTGAAGATGGGCAAACCCCGCTGGCAGGAGTTCGTGCCGGCGACCTTCGGCAAGGCATCCCTACCTGCCTGGACCGATGTGCGTGCACTGCTGATCGTGCTCTGGCGTCAGGGCTTCAAGCGCAACACCCGTGTTCGCTTCTGGCTCTCCCTGTTGGAGGTCGCGCGGAAGAACCCCGCTGTCCTGGAGCAATTCCTGGTTGTGCTCGCCCACAACGAGCACTTCATGGAATACCGCTCCGTGGTGACCCAGGAGATCGAGGAACAACTCGCGGCCCTGCCCCCGGAGCCCCCGATGGCCGCCCGCGAACTGCAGCCGGTCTAG
- the nadB gene encoding L-aspartate oxidase: MPSIPSNWDVIVVGGGAAGLMAALELPAGLSVLLLSKDRAPRSASRWAQGGIAAVTRPEDSFESHLEDTLKAGADLCDRPAVELLVREAPACVERLLELGMDFDRQDGGLSTTLEAAHSHRRVLHAQDRTGGALVDALERKVLQRPGLQRLQGGLALQLWMQDGHCRGLQVLLDGTVRWLQSRAVVLATGGAGHLFANTTNPKQASGDGIAMAYRAGAAVRDLEFIQFHPTALMLPGAPHFLISEAVRGEGARLIDDQGDSPVSQLSGADLAPRDAVSRALVQRMRERQIPHLWLDLRPVGSSKLERQFPTILGRCRELGLEPTQAPIPVAPAAHYCMGGVRTDGHSATTIPGLYAVGEVASSGVHGANRLASNSLMECLVYARQLREIELSPAGPTRDEPTVTALSAAEPSSSLETIARQTEQLRQLCWQVAGVERDGHALLAGYRACRQLEGELSGQPLLQVLQSLDKVRAVKLPQDQARWLGRAHDLQQRATVAALLMESALFRAESRGGHFRVDVPAQQPFWRRHSLQRQGLSISTEALAD; encoded by the coding sequence ATGCCCTCCATTCCCTCCAATTGGGACGTCATCGTGGTGGGCGGGGGTGCCGCAGGCTTGATGGCCGCCCTCGAGCTACCCGCGGGCCTCAGCGTCCTCTTGCTGAGCAAAGACCGTGCACCCCGCTCCGCCAGCCGCTGGGCCCAAGGCGGCATCGCGGCGGTGACCCGGCCGGAAGACAGTTTCGAGAGCCATCTCGAGGACACCCTCAAGGCCGGCGCCGATCTCTGCGATCGCCCCGCAGTGGAGTTGCTCGTGCGTGAGGCCCCGGCCTGCGTCGAACGGCTGCTGGAGCTGGGGATGGACTTTGACCGCCAAGACGGCGGGCTCAGCACCACCCTGGAAGCCGCCCACAGCCATCGCCGTGTTCTCCACGCCCAGGACCGCACCGGTGGAGCCCTGGTCGACGCCCTGGAGCGCAAGGTGCTGCAACGTCCAGGCCTGCAGCGCCTCCAAGGGGGTCTGGCCCTTCAGCTTTGGATGCAGGACGGCCACTGCCGCGGCCTCCAGGTTCTCTTGGACGGAACGGTGCGTTGGCTCCAGTCCCGGGCGGTCGTGCTGGCCACCGGCGGCGCCGGCCACCTGTTTGCGAACACGACCAACCCGAAACAGGCCAGCGGTGACGGCATCGCCATGGCCTATCGCGCCGGTGCTGCGGTGCGGGACCTGGAGTTCATCCAGTTCCACCCCACGGCCTTGATGCTGCCGGGGGCCCCCCACTTCCTGATCTCCGAAGCGGTGCGCGGAGAAGGGGCCCGCCTGATCGATGACCAAGGGGACAGCCCCGTCAGCCAGCTCAGCGGCGCTGACCTGGCACCCCGTGACGCCGTCAGTCGGGCCCTCGTCCAGCGCATGCGGGAGCGCCAAATTCCCCATCTCTGGCTCGACCTCAGGCCCGTGGGCAGCAGCAAGCTCGAGCGGCAATTCCCCACGATCCTGGGGCGCTGCCGCGAACTGGGACTCGAGCCCACGCAAGCCCCCATCCCGGTGGCACCCGCCGCCCACTACTGCATGGGCGGCGTCCGCACCGATGGGCACTCAGCCACCACCATCCCCGGTCTGTATGCCGTCGGGGAGGTCGCCAGCAGCGGCGTCCATGGGGCCAACCGCCTGGCGAGCAATTCCCTGATGGAGTGCCTCGTCTATGCGCGGCAATTGCGGGAGATCGAGCTTTCCCCGGCCGGGCCCACCAGGGATGAACCAACGGTTACGGCGTTGAGCGCCGCCGAGCCGAGCAGCAGCCTGGAGACGATCGCGCGGCAAACCGAGCAACTGCGCCAACTCTGCTGGCAGGTCGCCGGCGTCGAGCGGGATGGTCATGCCCTGCTAGCCGGATACCGCGCCTGCCGGCAGCTCGAGGGGGAACTCAGCGGGCAGCCCCTGCTCCAGGTGCTGCAATCGCTGGACAAGGTCCGGGCGGTCAAGCTGCCCCAGGATCAGGCCCGTTGGCTGGGCAGAGCCCACGACCTGCAACAGCGGGCGACGGTGGCCGCCCTATTGATGGAGTCAGCGCTGTTCCGGGCCGAGAGCCGCGGCGGTCACTTCCGCGTCGACGTCCCCGCCCAGCAACCCTTCTGGAGGCGCCACAGCCTTCAGCGCCAGGGCCTCAGCATCAGTACCGAGGCGCTGGCGGACTAA
- a CDS encoding undecaprenyl-diphosphate phosphatase: protein MTTLPPPESLGVLEACWRFCVLGVVQGLTEFLPISSTAHLKVVPVLLGWGDPGVAVTAVIQLGSIAAVIGFFREDLKQVMGASWQAWRSGQWTTPEARLGQAILWGTLPILVAGLGIKLFVPNFDESPLRSLRSIGVVSIVMGLLLGLAERWGSRRRVLSDVVVRDGWLVGVAQTLALIPGVSRSGSTLTAALFDGWKRSEAARFSFLLGIPAISLAGLVELKDAFSAPAAGGALPLLVGIVSSALVSWLAIAWLLRFLQNHSTWWFVGYRVFFGLGVILWAARSVA, encoded by the coding sequence GTGACCACCCTTCCCCCCCCTGAGTCGCTGGGGGTCTTGGAGGCCTGCTGGCGCTTCTGCGTGTTGGGGGTGGTTCAGGGGCTGACCGAGTTCCTGCCCATCAGCAGCACGGCGCACCTCAAGGTGGTGCCCGTCCTGTTGGGCTGGGGAGATCCCGGAGTGGCGGTCACGGCGGTGATCCAGCTCGGCAGCATTGCCGCGGTGATTGGGTTTTTCCGCGAGGACCTCAAGCAGGTCATGGGTGCCTCGTGGCAGGCCTGGCGCAGCGGCCAGTGGACGACCCCTGAAGCGCGTCTCGGGCAGGCGATCCTCTGGGGCACCTTGCCGATCCTGGTGGCGGGCTTGGGCATCAAGCTGTTTGTGCCCAACTTCGATGAATCCCCCCTGCGCAGCCTGAGGTCGATCGGGGTGGTCTCCATCGTGATGGGCCTCCTGCTCGGGCTGGCTGAGCGCTGGGGCAGCCGGCGCCGGGTGCTCTCGGATGTGGTGGTGCGGGATGGCTGGCTGGTGGGCGTGGCGCAAACCCTGGCCTTGATCCCCGGGGTCTCCCGATCAGGCAGCACCCTGACGGCCGCCCTCTTCGATGGCTGGAAACGCTCGGAGGCGGCCCGCTTTTCGTTTCTCTTGGGGATCCCCGCCATCAGCCTGGCCGGCTTGGTGGAGCTGAAGGACGCGTTTTCGGCCCCAGCCGCCGGTGGCGCGTTGCCGTTGCTGGTCGGGATCGTCTCGTCGGCCCTGGTCTCCTGGCTGGCGATTGCCTGGCTACTGCGCTTTTTGCAGAACCACAGCACCTGGTGGTTTGTGGGGTACCGGGTCTTTTTTGGCTTGGGCGTGATTCTGTGGGCGGCCCGCAGCGTCGCTTGA
- the rimO gene encoding 30S ribosomal protein S12 methylthiotransferase RimO, with product MTDSARKSTGKTVAFAHLGCEKNRVDTEHMLGLLAEAGYGVSADETDATVVVVNTCSFIQDAREESVRTLVELAEQGKELIIAGCLAQHFQEELLESLPEAKAIVGTGDYQHIVSVLERVEAGERVNQVSANPTFVGDENLPRYRTTSEAVAYLKVAEGCDYRCAFCIIPHLRGDQRSRTIESIVAEAQQLAAQGVQELVLISQITTNYGLDLAGKPQLAELLRALGEVEIPWIRVHYAYPTGLTPDVLAAYRDVPNVLPYLDLPLQHSHPDVLRAMNRPWQADVTNGVLARIREQLPEAVLRTTFIVGYPGETEEQFQHLLDFVAEQRFDHVGVFTFSPEEGTPAAELPNQVPAEIAAERKDRLMALQQPIAAERNAAWVGRIVDVLIEQENPSSGEMIGRCARFAPEVDGEVRVMPGEGGLCAAPGTMVPVRITAADTYDLIGEVVGAKAMVSDALSAHRGPS from the coding sequence ATGACCGATAGCGCCCGCAAGAGCACTGGCAAAACCGTGGCGTTCGCGCATCTCGGCTGCGAAAAAAACCGAGTCGATACCGAGCACATGCTCGGGCTGCTCGCGGAGGCGGGCTATGGGGTCAGCGCCGATGAAACCGACGCGACTGTCGTCGTGGTCAACACCTGCAGCTTCATCCAGGACGCCCGGGAAGAGTCCGTGCGCACCCTGGTGGAGCTGGCCGAGCAAGGCAAGGAGCTGATCATTGCCGGCTGCCTGGCCCAGCACTTCCAAGAGGAACTGCTGGAGAGCCTGCCGGAGGCCAAGGCGATTGTTGGAACGGGCGACTATCAACACATCGTCAGCGTCCTCGAGCGCGTCGAAGCCGGCGAGCGGGTGAACCAAGTCAGCGCAAATCCCACCTTTGTCGGCGACGAGAACCTGCCCCGCTACCGCACCACCAGCGAGGCCGTCGCCTACCTGAAGGTCGCTGAGGGCTGCGATTACCGCTGCGCGTTCTGCATCATTCCCCACCTGCGCGGGGACCAACGTTCCCGCACGATCGAGAGCATCGTCGCCGAGGCACAGCAGCTGGCGGCCCAGGGCGTGCAAGAGCTGGTCCTGATCAGTCAGATCACCACCAACTACGGCCTTGACCTGGCGGGCAAGCCTCAATTGGCGGAGCTGCTGCGGGCCCTCGGAGAGGTCGAGATCCCCTGGATTCGCGTCCACTACGCCTACCCGACGGGCCTGACACCGGATGTCCTTGCGGCCTACCGGGACGTGCCGAACGTGCTGCCCTATCTGGATCTCCCGCTCCAACACAGCCACCCAGACGTCCTGCGGGCGATGAATCGCCCCTGGCAGGCCGATGTCACCAACGGCGTTCTGGCGCGCATTCGCGAGCAACTCCCCGAGGCCGTGCTGCGCACGACCTTCATCGTGGGTTATCCCGGCGAAACCGAGGAGCAGTTCCAGCACCTTCTGGATTTCGTCGCCGAGCAACGCTTTGACCACGTCGGAGTCTTCACCTTCTCGCCCGAGGAGGGGACTCCCGCCGCTGAGCTGCCCAACCAGGTGCCCGCGGAGATCGCCGCGGAGCGCAAGGACCGCCTAATGGCGCTGCAACAACCGATCGCCGCCGAGCGCAATGCCGCCTGGGTGGGACGCATCGTGGACGTGCTCATCGAGCAGGAGAACCCCAGCAGCGGCGAAATGATCGGCCGCTGCGCTCGCTTTGCCCCGGAGGTGGACGGCGAAGTGCGGGTCATGCCCGGCGAGGGCGGACTCTGCGCGGCCCCCGGAACGATGGTGCCCGTCCGCATCACCGCCGCTGACACCTACGACCTGATTGGCGAGGTGGTGGGCGCCAAGGCCATGGTCAGTGACGCCCTCTCCGCGCACCGGGGCCCCTCTTGA
- the psbU gene encoding photosystem II complex extrinsic protein PsbU, translating to MKRLVSWLMSGVLMAGLLLSLIIAPAAQADSMRNIADDKISERGDKIDLNNCSVRRFQAFPGMYPTLAGKIVLGGPYNSVDDLFNLDLTDRQKELVEKFKGNFTVTPASIALNEGFDRINDGQYR from the coding sequence ATGAAACGGCTGGTTTCGTGGCTCATGAGTGGAGTGCTGATGGCCGGCCTGCTCCTCAGCCTGATCATCGCGCCCGCAGCTCAGGCCGATTCCATGCGCAACATCGCTGACGACAAGATCAGCGAGCGCGGCGACAAGATCGACCTCAACAACTGCTCTGTCCGTCGCTTCCAGGCCTTCCCTGGGATGTACCCCACCCTGGCCGGCAAGATCGTGCTGGGTGGTCCTTACAACAGTGTTGATGACCTCTTCAACCTCGATCTGACCGATCGCCAGAAAGAGCTGGTCGAGAAGTTCAAGGGCAACTTCACCGTGACCCCCGCGTCCATCGCCCTCAACGAAGGCTTCGATCGCATCAACGACGGCCAATACCGTTGA
- a CDS encoding MFS transporter, with translation MIQRGLKRLQGRLTRHQRTTFLLASGVSTAGSFAGLTAKGWLLMEGAENPFLLALNFAMLTLPTLVVSGPAGVLTDRLGSERVLIRAQWALLVAAVLGAIAIPLTVGPQQDVLLLLSTLGIGVASTYELTARNKYVALLVDEPEQLGPYLASFSVIFNVGKLVGPPLGGLLLAATGPTLALSLDATTYLFPILTLLWLMAPHRERERRSEKGQASNLFTAWRDCGERLRHVLSFTAAACLVGFFHPGLAPLMALELLGPSPMALGLFTSVLACGSICGGVLLQRNAAAVSRRPGWLLGSTTLLTALAQLGLSSQAGLAWSLAMAFLIGAGTASLLAGTNLIIQVHAPQVLRGRMAGLGQIAFLGGGGLSGLAAAFLTETLPGGLWSCLAVLGSLGAALGIWELLRHRTMRLS, from the coding sequence TTGATCCAGCGGGGACTGAAGCGCCTCCAGGGGCGCCTCACGCGTCATCAACGCACCACCTTTCTTCTGGCCTCCGGGGTGAGCACCGCCGGATCCTTTGCCGGGCTGACCGCCAAGGGCTGGCTGCTGATGGAGGGGGCCGAAAACCCGTTCCTGCTGGCGCTCAACTTCGCCATGCTCACCCTGCCGACCCTGGTCGTCAGCGGTCCGGCGGGGGTGCTCACCGATCGCCTGGGCAGTGAGCGAGTCCTCATTCGCGCCCAATGGGCCCTGCTGGTGGCCGCCGTGCTCGGGGCGATCGCCATTCCCTTGACGGTGGGACCGCAGCAAGACGTCCTGCTGCTACTCAGCACCTTGGGCATCGGCGTCGCCAGCACCTACGAACTGACGGCCCGCAACAAATACGTCGCCCTGCTGGTGGATGAGCCCGAGCAGCTCGGCCCCTATCTGGCCAGCTTCTCCGTGATCTTCAACGTGGGCAAATTAGTGGGACCTCCCCTGGGGGGACTCCTGTTGGCGGCCACCGGCCCAACCCTGGCCCTCAGCTTGGATGCCACCACCTATCTCTTCCCGATCCTCACCTTGCTCTGGCTGATGGCTCCCCATCGCGAGCGGGAGCGCCGCAGCGAGAAAGGGCAAGCCTCCAACCTCTTCACCGCGTGGCGCGACTGCGGCGAGCGGCTCCGGCACGTCCTCAGCTTCACCGCCGCAGCCTGCCTCGTGGGCTTCTTCCACCCGGGGCTGGCCCCGCTGATGGCCCTGGAGCTCCTCGGCCCCAGTCCGATGGCCCTCGGGCTCTTCACGAGTGTTCTCGCCTGCGGCAGCATCTGCGGTGGCGTGCTCTTGCAGCGCAACGCCGCGGCCGTCAGCCGCCGCCCGGGCTGGCTACTGGGCAGCACGACCCTGCTGACCGCTCTCGCCCAACTCGGGTTATCCAGCCAAGCCGGACTGGCCTGGAGCTTGGCCATGGCTTTTCTGATCGGAGCTGGCACCGCCAGCCTGTTGGCGGGCACCAATCTGATCATCCAAGTGCATGCACCCCAGGTGCTCCGGGGACGAATGGCAGGCCTTGGTCAGATCGCCTTCTTGGGCGGGGGTGGTCTCAGTGGCCTCGCGGCAGCATTCCTGACTGAAACGCTGCCGGGGGGTCTCTGGAGCTGTTTGGCTGTCCTGGGAAGCCTGGGGGCCGCCCTTGGGATCTGGGAACTCTTGCGACACCGCACGATGCGGCTCAGCTAG
- a CDS encoding cytochrome b6-f complex subunit 6: MGPVIYLALVCGGLVAAAAISFVLRGIKLI, translated from the coding sequence ATGGGCCCCGTGATCTATCTCGCACTGGTCTGCGGTGGTTTGGTGGCCGCGGCTGCCATCTCCTTCGTTCTGCGCGGCATCAAGCTGATCTGA
- a CDS encoding DUF4346 domain-containing protein, whose protein sequence is MSPFTAEQRRSLDEGLSQRFIALDPAGYFLIKIDRETGELIAEHYSNAIDDRGLATDPDTGEVISCKGAGPRSAVAIYRGRSAKELGMALTEGDGPHPLSCLDHALYLGRELQKAEQALETGSPYIQD, encoded by the coding sequence ATGAGCCCTTTCACCGCTGAGCAGCGCCGCAGCCTCGATGAGGGGCTCTCCCAGCGCTTCATTGCCCTCGATCCCGCTGGCTATTTCCTGATCAAGATCGACCGTGAAACCGGGGAGTTGATCGCGGAGCACTACAGCAATGCCATTGATGATCGGGGCCTCGCCACGGATCCTGATACCGGCGAGGTGATCAGCTGCAAAGGGGCTGGACCGCGCTCAGCTGTCGCGATCTACCGCGGGCGGAGCGCCAAGGAGCTGGGCATGGCCCTCACCGAAGGGGATGGTCCCCATCCGCTGAGTTGCTTGGATCACGCCCTCTACCTGGGCCGTGAACTGCAGAAGGCAGAGCAGGCCCTGGAGACCGGCTCTCCCTACATCCAGGACTAG